From Loxodonta africana isolate mLoxAfr1 chromosome 16, mLoxAfr1.hap2, whole genome shotgun sequence:
tttggtttgggaaaaAACCTAAAACACTGCTTTGTGATGctactaaaaatataaaaaattgagaaaatcTTCTtggttgataaatatttgtttaaacaCTGTCCTGTGAGATAGTGCAGTGTTTAGCATGGCACAGGACATCTATCACAATACGCCCCAATTTATCTGCAATCTCTCTTCATTTTTCACCAGGTCCCCTCATTGCTCCTTGGGAAAAGGGACTCCCTTATTAACCCTTGTACCTAGCATAGTGTCTGATAGGGTGTTGGTGCTTGATGAAGGTTTGTTACAACTGAATAGGTGACTGCTCCAGCCTCACTAAACATTGTTATTCCTCTAGTAATAATCCATACACTTGCACACCCCCATGCCTTTACACATGATTCATTCTTCACGGAATATCCATCCCCTCTTCTCCACTTAGCAAACACCTATTAATTCTTTAGGATCCATAAACGTTGCCTCTTCTGTCAGATCTTCCTCCAAAGACATCACCATTTCCTCCTTTGTGGTCTGCTAGCATTTTATACAAGATCCCCACCTCTATTTAACAACACACAGTGCTATTTATTTACATGTCTTTTTCCCTGACCGCACTTGTGAACGCCTGGGACAACATGTCTTTTTCTATTTGCTCTAGTACAGAGCTTGGCAGAGAGTAAAGCTTCCCTAATGTTTCATgaaatgaatgagcaaatgagcAGCTGATTTAATTTCTACAAACTCCAGGCTCCCCTGACCGGCCTCTCTGCCTGTGGATGTGTTCCCAGCTGTTATCCTGAGAACTGCAGGAATTCAGACCTAATTCATTCTGGCTGCCAAGCAATCCGTGGGTCCAGAGGGGACCTGAAAGCACAAGAGGTCCTAAACTAACCAATCCTAGTGCAGAAAAAAGTCAAGACTCCATACCCCTGTGACCACATCTTCTAGGCACAGCTTCTGGCCCTTGCTCTGTCACCCCTAAAGGCCCAGGGAACATTTAGAGGCTCACATATAAACTCACAACATTACAGCTTGAAAAGGACTTCAGAGTTAACGGAAGTGGCCCACCCGcctcatttacagatgaggaaagtgaggtccAAACAAGTAAAGGGGCCAACTGAAGAGTCCCTGGTGAAAGAATGGCAGAATGGGAACTAGAGCCCAGGTCTCCAGCCTCTTCATGACACCAGGCTGTCCTCAGCAACAGAGCCCCCAGGCTCTGCTTCATGGGATTACAGGTCAAGACTCATTTTGTACCACTGACTGGCTGGGGGAGCTGGGGCTGGTCTAAAACCTCCCTGGATTTCAGTGTCCTCTTCTGTAAAAGGAGGTGGAAAATTATCAGACTCAGGACAACGGTGAGGATCAAACGAGATAATGAAAGTGAAAACGATTATTATTTATTAGTAACAGAACTCAGAATGTGGCGAGGTGTTGTAGGGGAAACTAGGGGGAATCCAGAGACGTGCAGTCCAGTTACGTcatctctctggacctcagtttactcatctgcaaATGAGGAACCTGGACTGGCTGACGGCCGCGGCCCTTTCAGCTCTGGGGTCCCAAGCTCTGAGGCCCTTCCCGGAGAGGCCAGAGTGAAGGGTCGGACCCTGGGGAAAAGGACGAGGGTGCTCGCGGGAGCCTCGAATTACCGTCCTGCAGCAGCGCCGTCTTCTTGGCAGCCCGCAGACTCTCCAACCAGTTAGTCACCGCCATCTTTCCTCTGCCCCGCAGAGCGCCGGGCCGATGCCATGGCAACCGCTCCGCCAAGGGTCACTTCCGGCTGACCCGGAAGGTGTTCTGGGCAATTGACCTTCCacgcccttcccctcccccctatTCCCTTCGTTCGCTCTCATTGGCCCCATTGGTAAGTATTTAATTACCGCTCTTCCCGGAGCGACGAGAGTGAGGATGACCGCACCCCGGAGCTGAATCCAGGGAGGGAGGGGCTCTTGGGGCAGAGTTGGGGCGTTCCAGTTCACCTCTGGCCCCCAGCTGGGAGTCCTGGCCCGCCCCAGCTGCGTACGCGGCGGGCACACCACACCTGCCGGGGTCTTCACCCCCAGCTGTGAGGCCGAAACTCCCCCAATCCCGGAGGGCGCCCTACACCTGCTGCGGCTCTGCCCTATATCCCCGCAGCTGTGAGGCTGAGCACCACCGTGCTGAGAGGCCCGGGACCAGGGCAGGTGCAGGGCATTCCCACTGCCCCCCTAAACCCCTTCCCCCAAGTTTTTCTTTGTGGGTCTTTGACGTGACGTTTATGTGCAGGTTCCCTCCAGTCTCCACTTTTTTGGGGAACCCAAGTCCTTTCTAAAGATACAATTCCATTTCCCAGGCTGGCATCCTCTTTTTGTAAAACCCTTTGCAGGTGGGTTGCAGGAGGAGCAGATACTGCACTGGATCTTTAGAGCAACCCCAGTGAGGAATGATATTCTCTCCAATTCCTCAAAAGCCCTCCATTAGTCCCAGCCTCCCCCCCTCACCCCAATACTCTGTAACGCTGGTGAATGTAGAGCCAGGCTAAACCACCAAGGTTCAACTGGGTTTTGGGAAACCCCTGGGGACTGAGCTGCTGCCCCCAAGGTCTGGCCATTAGAAACCCCAACTCCGTCGGGAGAGGGTTTTGGGGACGGTTATTCTGGATTTCCTTCCACATGACTGCTGCCCTGATCAACCCTCAAGCAGAAAGGCCAGCAGCATCCAGCCAAACCTCCATGGACCCCCGGGGCATCCTGAAGGCATTTCCAAAGCGGAAGAAAATCCATGCCAATCCATCATCAAAAGCAATTGCAAAGATGCCCAAGAGGGAAGACAGAGAAGAAGCAGGAGGTGAGCTCACCCACTCTCAGACACCTCCTGAGCTTGAACTCTCAACCTTCCTGTAACCTACATTGTTCATGTCCAGAATCAGGTATAGATAGGAGCTGACTCTGTCTGCTCAGGGCCTGTGAGTCTGTTTGCACCTGCCTTGCACTATGGTTAGTCCTGGGTCTTTGACAGGCCACTTGCTGCGTTATCTTCTAGCCTACCCTAAGACCTCCATCAGTCAGAAAATACTGCTTGATTTCTCAGGAAATGACCAGCAGAACCCTTTGCTCTCCAGGAGAGTGCCTTAAGAGGTCAGGGACAGAAATCTCACTTAGGTCCCCAGGATTATAAGTTGTTTTGTAACCAAATTGACAAGTAGATGGCAAAGGTTTACACGGCAGAAAAGAGGTCTGCGAGACTGTGAGGCCTGTAAAGGCAAGAAACATGTCTGCCTTGTGCCTGACACAGAGTCAATgtgaagaaatgataaaaatgagGTGATTCTGGACTGCAGTTCAAAGCAGGGAGAAAagaggcattcattcattcatttaacaaatatttataggaAGCCTACACTCTGACAGGCACTATCGTAGGTGCTGGGTTACAGCAGAGAACAGGACACGTGAAAGGCCTTGCTCCTTAAATGTAAGTGATGACCCACAAGAAATTCGCTTTATGCAAGGCAGACTGtctggaaggaaggaaaaatgacTGCTGAGGGGGAGGAGACTGTAAACGGTTCATTCAGGTCATATCTGAAAGTCATGACAATAGGCATCTGAATGTCCcctccacagagtggctgagcTCCCTGCGGGCCCATGTGGTGCCCACTGGCATTGGGCGAGCCCGGGCCGAACTCTTTGAGAAGCAGATCATCCAGCATGGTGGCCAGATATGTCCTGCCCAGGCCTCAGGGGTCACTCATATTGTGGTGGATGAAGGCATGGACTGTGAGCGGGCCCTCCGTCTCCTTAAACTGCCCCAACTGCCCACGGGTGCCCAGCTGGTAAAGTCAGCCTGGCTGAGCTTGTGCCTTCAGGAGCGAAGGCTGGTGGACACAGCAGGATTCAGCATCTTCATCCCCAACAGGTGGGCTGGTGGCAGTCTTTCCTCAGATGTTTTCTAGCAGCATCTTGAGCTCTCTTcttggattttaaaaaataactatcATTGTCTTAATTGGGCACATCAGGATGAGGGGCAGAGGTAAGATAAGACTTTTGGTGTCCCAAACTCCCATCATCATCCCTGCAGGTACCTGGACCAACCACAGCCCAGCAAGGCCAACCAAGACTCTTCTACTCCTCCTGGCCCCCATGAGGCTCTGCTCAGGACAcccctttctcctccccctcctcccaccaGACCTGTATCTCCTTTCCAGAAGGCAGAAGAGGCACCAAGCATCCAAACCCAGGTCAGGAACCTCCCAGCCCCCATGGCTCCCTCCCCCTGGGAACCAAATCAGAGAAAGGGGAAGGACCTGGTGGTTGTTCACAAAGTCCCAGGGCTCCGAGAGAGGAGGACTTGCTTGATTGTGAAGCCATTTAGATCTTTCCAACATTTTTCACTCCTGCATTCGCCCATTCTGTGCCTACCACGTACCATGGGGATTCTGGGGCTGGGCACTGGGGGAAGCCAGGTAGAACATGGCCCCAACAATTAAGGGGTCCCAGGTCTGATGCAGAAGACCCAACCTCATTCTTGGGTAGCTCCCAGTCTCGCTAGAAGACTCAACCCTTACTTTAAGGAGCCTTTCTCATGGAGGGCAGGGATTTAttgtctcttttcctttcctACCTCAAGCCTGGCTCTGATGATGAAACCAGTGATGGAGAAGAGACCCAGGTTAGCGCAGCTGATCTGGAAATCCTGATCAGCGGCCACTACCCCACCCCCCTTGAGGGAGATGGGGAGCCTAGCCCAACCCCTAAGGCCCTAGATAAGTGGGTCTGTGCACAGCCTTCAAGCCAGAAGGCGACCAACCACAACCTCCACATCACAGAGAAGCTGGAAGTGCTGGCCAAAGCCTACACTGTTCAAGGAGACAAGTGGAGAGCCCTAGGCTATGCCAAGGCCATCAATGCCCTCAAGAGCTTCCACAAGCCTGTCACCTCTTACCAGGTATCTGGAAGCTAGGGAAATGTGAGAGGGTCTTCTCTTTACTAATCAGGGGTTGGTGGCAGTACCAGTCACAAGTAGGGGtcaggtatagtggttaaaattATGTGTCTGGGatttacacaaagaaaaaaaaggggacaTTGAGTAAAGCAGATTGGCAAAATCTTAATAATTGTTGAACTGGGTGATGGATACTTGGGGGTTTGTTATAATATTCTCTCTACATTTGAATTTTTCtgtaataaaaagttaaaaaaaaaataagtttagaCTCTGGAGGCCAACAGAGCTGAGTTTGAATTCTGCTTCCCATcattcactagctgtgtgactttaggcaagttacttaaacccTCTGAGCATCTatttcctcatcaataaaaagGGACTTAGAAGCAAATTCACAgagttgttctgaggattaaatgagatgatcccTGTAAAGCACTTTAGCACAGTACTGGTGCAGTTAGCCCTCAGTAAACGTTAGCTCTTGCTGTTGCTAGGATGGTGATGATGACAGCGACCAGCGATGACTAGAATCATCATTTCCCTACTGCCTATTGCTGGTCTCCGTTCTTCTGGGAAACAAGGGACAAATTACTCAGCCCTCATTCAATCCAAAGTTTATTTCTTCAGCTGGGCCCAAGATTAACATGGCTGTGCAGTTGCCAACCAGCCAAGCTGGGCTTTTCCCAGACTTCTGCTAAAGCAGGGTACTTCACTCCCACTGGCCCTGCATCTCCCGTCTTCTCATTCTTTTCTCTTGCCTCTGCCTCCTGCTGCTCTAGGAGGCCTGCAGTATTCCTGGGGTTGGAAAACGGATGGCTGAGAAGGTCGTAGAGATCCTGGAGAGTGGGCATCTGCGGAAGCTGGACCATATCAGTGAGAGCGTGCCTGTCTTAGAGCTCTTCTCCAACATCTGGGGAGCAGGAACCAAGACTGCCCAGATGTGGTACCAACAGGTCACAGCCTGGCCCAGCCCCCATTTCAGTTTTCTGTATCTCAGGGTTCCTGTCCCACAGTTCCCTTCCACCTGTGCTCTGATGGAAATGAACCCAGACTGTAGAGAGACCACTTTTCAAGGGGATCAGTGGTTTCCTGGCTCCCAGAACAGCCCTGTCGTTGTGGTATCCTTGAGGCATCAATCTGTGGCATAGGCAGGGACTAGAAGTGCATTTCTCTGTCCCTCAGACCAGCAAGGACTTTGCTGAGGAGACTAGGTCTTGGGGCTGAGTGCCCAGAGCAGTGGTTCCCATACCTGACTGTGCTCAGAATCATTTGGGAGCCTGATAACAATGTGCATGCTCAGCCCCATCCCCAGACCTAAGGACTCAGAAGCTATGATGGACCCCACAAACCAGTATCTGAGGATTGCAGCGAGTCTTCCGTGCCCATGCCCTTCCAAAGTCACGCTGATTACAAACCTAACTCCTGCTGGAATTGGTCCTGCCTCAGGCCTTCCAAGGAATCTGGGGtaggggcgggggaggggaatGGAAGCCTTGTGTGTGTGTTCACTCACTGCCTCATCATTAGTCCTGGATGCTCATAGCCTCCCCATCTGGCTTCTATTCCCAGGGCTTCCGGACCCTGGAAGACATCCGCAGCCAGGCCTCCCTGACTACCCAACAGGCCATTGGCCTGAAGTATTACGGTGACTTCCTGGAACGCATGCCCAGGGAGGAGGCTGCAGAGATCCAGCAAACAGTAAGCAGGTGTCCCAGAGCAGTGAGGAGAGCCAGGCCCTGCTAGAAGGTCAGGGCCTGGTTCAAAGCCAAGAACCCCTGATCTCTCAGCTGGGGAGCCCAGCAGACAGCGGAAGCTGTGGGTCAGCGGAGGTTGGGGCAGGTGGGGAAAGAGcaaagagagagggaagctgcGGACCCAGAAGAGGGGCTGGGTGGCTTTGGTAGGGCAGCTGTAACACCAGCTGTCTGGATTAGGGTTCTCAGGAGTTGGGCAGAATTAGGATTGGATTAGATATTAGAATGGTATTAGGACTGGGTTGATGTTAGGACTAGATTTTGCAGAGATAGATTATGTTCAGAATTGCTTGAGGATACTGGGGTTTGAACTGGGCTGTGTAAGAATGGATTAGGACAGAGGTTCTTAACTTTATTTGGGATCACAAGTTTCTTTGAGGACTTGGTGAAAATTAGGGCCTCTTACCCCCAAGAATGCACAAGTGTGTGAAGTTTTATGTCTCTTTACAGGAGGTTTATGGACCTGAAGTCCACCCAAGGCTAAACCCCTATACTTCAGGATTTGGGATAGAGTTGGAGTAGAAGCACAGCTTCAGGAGAATTAGGTTTGGAGTTAGAGGAGAGCTAGATCAAGAGTTAAGTGAAGGTTAGGCCTGAATTAGGATTAATATTTTGTTAGTGTTGGTTGCTTTCAAATTAAGATTTGTGATTATCTTAGAAATAAGGTTTGGTCACGATTTGGGTTTTGTTTAGAGTTGGGCTAAGGATTAAGTTCATGTAAAAGCTAGATTAGAGGGAGACGGATACATTTAGGGCTGGATGTACCGTGTGGTTGGCCTCAGGATTAGGAGCTGGTTGCCCACTTAGGTCTGAGATTCAGATGGGGTCAGGACTCCATGGGGACTCTGGCCCAGTTTAGCTGGAATCAGCCTGTAGCTGTG
This genomic window contains:
- the POLL gene encoding DNA polymerase lambda isoform X1 → MTAALINPQAERPAASSQTSMDPRGILKAFPKRKKIHANPSSKAIAKMPKREDREEAGEWLSSLRAHVVPTGIGRARAELFEKQIIQHGGQICPAQASGVTHIVVDEGMDCERALRLLKLPQLPTGAQLVKSAWLSLCLQERRLVDTAGFSIFIPNRYLDQPQPSKANQDSSTPPGPHEALLRTPLSPPPPPTRPVSPFQKAEEAPSIQTQPGSDDETSDGEETQVSAADLEILISGHYPTPLEGDGEPSPTPKALDKWVCAQPSSQKATNHNLHITEKLEVLAKAYTVQGDKWRALGYAKAINALKSFHKPVTSYQEACSIPGVGKRMAEKVVEILESGHLRKLDHISESVPVLELFSNIWGAGTKTAQMWYQQGFRTLEDIRSQASLTTQQAIGLKYYGDFLERMPREEAAEIQQTVQESAQALNPGLLCVACGSYRRGKATCGDVDVLITHPDGRSHQGIFSHLLDSLRQRGFLTDDLVSQEQNGQQQKYLGVCQLPGPRRRHRRLDIIVVPYSEFACALLYFTGSAHFNRSMRALAKTKGMSLSEHALSTAVVRDTQGLKVGPGWVLPTPTEKDVFRLLGLPYREPAERDW
- the POLL gene encoding DNA polymerase lambda isoform X3; the protein is MTAALINPQAERPAASSQTSMDPRGILKAFPKRKKIHANPSSKAIAKMPKREDREEAGEWLSSLRAHVVPTGIGRARAELFEKQIIQHGGQICPAQASGVTHIVVDEGMDCERALRLLKLPQLPTGAQLVKSAWLSLCLQERRLVDTAGFSIFIPNRYLDQPQPSKANQDSSTPPGPHEALLRTPLSPPPPPTRPVSPFQKAEEAPSIQTQPGSDDETSDGEETQPSSQKATNHNLHITEKLEVLAKAYTVQGDKWRALGYAKAINALKSFHKPVTSYQEACSIPGVGKRMAEKVVEILESGHLRKLDHISESVPVLELFSNIWGAGTKTAQMWYQQGFRTLEDIRSQASLTTQQAIGLKYYGDFLERMPREEAAEIQQTVQESAQALNPGLLCVACGSYRRGKATCGDVDVLITHPDGRSHQGIFSHLLDSLRQRGFLTDDLVSQEQNGQQQKYLGVCQLPGPRRRHRRLDIIVVPYSEFACALLYFTGSAHFNRSMRALAKTKGMSLSEHALSTAVVRDTQGLKVGPGWVLPTPTEKDVFRLLGLPYREPAERDW
- the POLL gene encoding DNA polymerase lambda isoform X2 codes for the protein MDPRGILKAFPKRKKIHANPSSKAIAKMPKREDREEAGEWLSSLRAHVVPTGIGRARAELFEKQIIQHGGQICPAQASGVTHIVVDEGMDCERALRLLKLPQLPTGAQLVKSAWLSLCLQERRLVDTAGFSIFIPNRYLDQPQPSKANQDSSTPPGPHEALLRTPLSPPPPPTRPVSPFQKAEEAPSIQTQPGSDDETSDGEETQVSAADLEILISGHYPTPLEGDGEPSPTPKALDKWVCAQPSSQKATNHNLHITEKLEVLAKAYTVQGDKWRALGYAKAINALKSFHKPVTSYQEACSIPGVGKRMAEKVVEILESGHLRKLDHISESVPVLELFSNIWGAGTKTAQMWYQQGFRTLEDIRSQASLTTQQAIGLKYYGDFLERMPREEAAEIQQTVQESAQALNPGLLCVACGSYRRGKATCGDVDVLITHPDGRSHQGIFSHLLDSLRQRGFLTDDLVSQEQNGQQQKYLGVCQLPGPRRRHRRLDIIVVPYSEFACALLYFTGSAHFNRSMRALAKTKGMSLSEHALSTAVVRDTQGLKVGPGWVLPTPTEKDVFRLLGLPYREPAERDW